One Gavia stellata isolate bGavSte3 chromosome 20, bGavSte3.hap2, whole genome shotgun sequence genomic region harbors:
- the STK35 gene encoding serine/threonine-protein kinase 35 has translation METADGGRRGTQRAARRRRAARRGPMAAAAAGPGPGGGGGGGGAPRYSLLAEIGRGAYGVVYEAVSGRSGARLAVKRIRCDAPENVELALAEFWALTSLRRQHPNVVRFEECVLQRHGLGQRMSHGNKRSQLYLRLVETSLKGERILGYAEEPCYLWFVMEFCEGGDLNQYVLSRRPDPATNKSFMLQLTSAIAFLHKNHIVHRDLKPDNILITEKSGTPVLKVADFGLSKVCAGLTARGKEGGRENKNVNVNKYWLSSACGSDFYMAPEVWEGHYTAKADIFALGIIIWAMIERITFIDAETKKELLGTYIKQGTEIVPVGEALLENPKMELHIPQKRRTSMSEGIKQLLKDMLAANPQDRPDAFELETRMDQVTCAA, from the exons ATGGAGACGGCGGACGGCGGCCGCCGCGGGACACAaagggcggcgcggcggcggcgggcggcgcggcggggccccatggcggcggcggcggcggggcccggcccgggtggcggcggcggcggcggcggggccccgcggtACAGCCTGCTGGCCGAGATCGGCCGCGGGGCCTACGGCGTGGTGTACGAGGCGGTGTCGGGCCGCAGCGGCGCCCGGCTGGCGGTGAAACGGATCCGTTGCGACGCCCCCGAGAACGTGGAGCTGGCGCTGGCGGAGTTCTGGGCCCTGACGAGCCTCCGGCGGCAGCACCCCAACGTGGTGCGCTTCGAGGAGTGCGTCCTGCAGCGGCACGGCCTGGGGCAGCGCATGAGCCACGGCAACAAGCGCAGCCAGCTCTACCTGCGCCTCGTCGAGACCTCCCTCAAAG GTGAGAGGATCCTGGGCTACGCGGAGGAGCCTTGCTATCTCTGGTTCGTCATGGAGTTCTGCGAAGGGGGAGACCTCAACCAGTACGTGCTGTCAAGAAGACCCGACCCAGCGACAAACAAGAGCTTCATGCTGCAGCTGACCAGTGCCATTGCCTTCCTGCACAAGAACCACATTGTCCACCGGGACCTGAAACCAGACAACATCCTGATAACCGAGAAGTCTGGCACCCCTGTTCTCAAGGTGGCCGACTTCGGGCTGAGTAAGGTTTGCGCTGGCCTGACTGCTCGGGGCAAGGAGGGTGGGCGTGAGAACAAAAATGTGAATGTGAACAAGTACTGGCTGTCTTCGGCTTGCGGCTCCGATTTCTACATGGCGCCCGAGGTCTGGGAGGGACACTACACTGCCAAGGCTGACATCTTCGCCCTCGGCATCATCATCTGGGCCATGATTGAGAGGATAACTTTCATCGATGCGGAGACCaagaaggagctgctggggacCTACATCAAGCAGGGGACCGAGATTGTGCCCGTTGGGGAAGCGCTGCTAGAAAACCCAAAGATGGAGCTGCACATCCCTCAGAAACGCAGGACTTCCATGTCTGAGGGGATCAAGCAGCTCTTGAAAGACATGTTGGCTGCTAACCCGCAGGATCGACCCGATGCCTTTGAGCTTGAAACCAGAATGGACCAGGTTACATGTGCTGCTTAA